A window of Ardenticatena maritima contains these coding sequences:
- the cdd gene encoding cytidine deaminase: MTEQELHRYAVEVRQRAYAPYSRYAVGAVVETEDGTLFAGCNVENAAYPQCMCAERVAIFKAVSEGHRRIRRLLLVTEDGGTPCGGCRSVMAEFGSPEMDVIIATPEKIVKRYRLGDLLLDGFEFRRDAS; the protein is encoded by the coding sequence ATGACTGAACAAGAACTGCATCGCTACGCCGTCGAAGTCCGTCAACGGGCATACGCGCCCTATTCACGCTATGCTGTGGGCGCCGTCGTTGAAACTGAGGATGGGACACTGTTTGCAGGGTGCAACGTGGAAAACGCCGCCTACCCACAATGCATGTGCGCCGAACGGGTCGCCATCTTCAAAGCCGTCAGCGAAGGGCATCGCCGCATACGGCGCCTTTTGCTCGTCACCGAAGACGGCGGCACGCCTTGTGGCGGGTGCCGCTCTGTGATGGCGGAGTTTGGCTCCCCAGAGATGGACGTCATCATCGCAACGCCAGAAAAGATCGTCAAACGCTATCGGTTGGGAGACCTACTCCTCGATGGTTTTGAATTTCGGCGCGACGCCTCATAA
- a CDS encoding hemolysin family protein: MITLEPDSSSPLALVLVVIVLFLYAFVTYAETVLRTYPRSQLFTDKHRSLATHLRDHPLHASLAFAAVRLPLLMVAFVALMPSATRLPWSPWAFFGVIMLVFLAVGHILPATLARHISPRNADIIFYLIQGLLWLSKPILAFYERLLGLEPQRESEEDPQINILSDDEIRILATIVGETEAVEGLPEDERRMIERILDLDKTNVREVMTPRIHIVALPETATLADAIALILEEGHSRIPIYRDNIDNIVGLLYAKDLFKPLQAGHLHCTIAESGILRQPLFVPESKKLDRLLKEMQQQHMHLAVVVDEYGGTAGIATIEDIMEEIVGDIQDEYDEEAPEIEHLSPTELLCHAHADIDHINSILNVALPTDTSDTIGGLLYALLGDIPEVGHEEIIDGARLRVVERDERRITKVHVQKLPPDASLEEEETPATTRDEPSTSAKETPPQNTSMHYGFDTVG; the protein is encoded by the coding sequence ATGATCACATTGGAACCTGACAGTAGTTCCCCGCTTGCGCTTGTTCTTGTTGTGATAGTCCTTTTCCTCTATGCGTTTGTCACCTATGCCGAAACGGTCTTGCGCACCTATCCGCGCAGCCAACTGTTCACCGACAAGCACCGCTCACTCGCCACCCACCTGCGCGACCATCCACTGCACGCCTCGCTCGCCTTTGCGGCGGTGCGCCTGCCCTTGCTCATGGTTGCTTTCGTTGCCCTCATGCCCAGCGCAACACGCCTGCCCTGGTCACCCTGGGCGTTCTTCGGCGTCATCATGCTGGTCTTCCTTGCCGTCGGGCACATTTTGCCCGCAACATTGGCGCGGCACATCAGCCCACGGAACGCCGACATCATCTTCTACCTGATTCAAGGGCTTCTCTGGCTGAGCAAGCCTATTCTTGCCTTCTACGAACGCCTGCTTGGGCTGGAACCCCAACGAGAAAGCGAGGAAGACCCCCAAATCAACATCCTGAGCGATGACGAAATCCGTATTCTGGCGACCATCGTCGGCGAAACCGAAGCCGTTGAAGGGCTTCCCGAAGATGAACGCCGCATGATTGAGCGCATTCTGGACCTGGACAAAACCAACGTGCGCGAAGTGATGACACCGCGTATTCACATTGTCGCCCTGCCGGAAACGGCCACCCTTGCCGATGCAATTGCCCTCATTCTCGAAGAAGGGCATTCACGCATTCCCATCTACCGCGATAACATTGACAACATTGTGGGCTTGCTCTACGCCAAAGACCTCTTCAAACCGTTGCAGGCGGGGCATTTGCACTGCACCATCGCCGAAAGCGGTATTTTGCGCCAACCGCTTTTTGTGCCCGAAAGCAAAAAACTCGACCGTCTGCTGAAAGAAATGCAGCAACAACATATGCACCTCGCGGTGGTGGTGGACGAATACGGCGGGACAGCCGGCATTGCGACCATCGAGGACATCATGGAAGAAATCGTGGGCGATATTCAAGACGAATACGATGAAGAAGCCCCCGAAATCGAACACCTTTCGCCCACGGAACTGCTTTGCCATGCGCACGCCGACATTGACCATATCAACAGCATTCTCAATGTTGCCTTGCCCACCGATACGAGCGACACCATCGGCGGCTTGCTGTACGCCCTGCTTGGCGATATTCCCGAAGTCGGGCACGAAGAAATCATTGACGGCGCACGTCTGCGCGTTGTCGAACGGGATGAGCGGCGCATTACCAAGGTACACGTCCAAAAACTGCCGCCCGATGCTTCATTAGAGGAAGAAGAGACACCCGCTACGACGCGCGATGAACCTTCAACCAGTGCGAAAGAAACACCACCACAGAATACCAGCATGCACTACGGCTTTGATACCGTTGGATGA
- the glnA gene encoding type I glutamate--ammonia ligase, producing the protein MPMPTFEEIWARIEAENVRFIRLQFTDIVGHVKNVTIPVEKLEDAITHGVWFDGSSIEGFARVAESDMYLKPDLSTFAILPWERREQATARIICDVYTPHGDPFPGDPREVLRRALAEAAELGFGYQTGPEPEFFLFKRDASGRPILEPHDGAGYFDESTDLGLDVRRQMVNALQALGIEVEATHHEVAPGQHEIDFRYDDALRTADNVVTLRIAVKTISQRNGLYASFMPKPISGINGSGMHTHQSLVRLETGENAFVDPHGEYGLSAIARWFIAGQLAHARALSAVVAPTVNSYKRLVPGYEAPVYVSWARFNRSALIRVPSISTGRWQSTRVELRSPDPSANPYLAFAAMLAAGLDGIRRQLEPPPPAEEDLFHLDARRLSRPLELLPNSLAEALDALESDEVIASALGPHLLSRFIEAKRREWDDYRAHVSTWEIERYFEIF; encoded by the coding sequence ATGCCTATGCCAACATTCGAGGAGATTTGGGCGCGTATCGAAGCCGAAAATGTGCGCTTCATCCGTCTGCAATTCACCGACATTGTCGGACACGTCAAAAACGTCACCATTCCTGTCGAAAAATTGGAAGACGCCATCACCCACGGCGTCTGGTTCGATGGGTCATCCATTGAAGGTTTTGCACGTGTCGCCGAAAGCGACATGTACCTGAAACCCGACCTGAGCACCTTCGCCATCTTGCCATGGGAACGGCGCGAACAAGCCACCGCCCGCATCATCTGCGACGTGTACACGCCGCACGGCGACCCCTTCCCAGGCGACCCGCGCGAGGTGTTGCGGCGCGCGCTCGCCGAAGCCGCCGAGCTCGGTTTTGGCTACCAAACGGGTCCCGAACCCGAATTCTTCCTCTTCAAGCGCGACGCCAGCGGTCGCCCCATCCTCGAACCGCATGACGGCGCCGGCTATTTCGACGAAAGCACCGATTTGGGGCTCGACGTGCGCCGCCAAATGGTGAACGCCCTGCAAGCCCTCGGTATCGAAGTGGAAGCCACCCATCACGAAGTCGCCCCTGGGCAACACGAAATAGATTTTCGCTACGACGACGCCCTGCGCACCGCCGACAACGTGGTCACCTTGCGCATCGCCGTCAAAACCATTTCCCAGCGCAACGGGTTGTACGCCTCATTCATGCCCAAACCCATCTCCGGCATCAACGGCAGTGGCATGCACACCCACCAAAGCCTTGTGCGGCTTGAAACAGGCGAAAACGCCTTCGTGGACCCGCATGGCGAATACGGATTGAGCGCCATCGCCCGCTGGTTCATCGCCGGGCAACTCGCGCACGCCCGCGCATTGAGCGCCGTCGTCGCGCCGACGGTGAACTCGTACAAGCGCCTCGTGCCCGGCTACGAAGCCCCCGTGTATGTCTCGTGGGCGCGCTTCAACCGCTCGGCGCTCATCCGCGTGCCCAGCATCAGCACCGGGCGCTGGCAAAGCACGCGCGTCGAACTGCGCAGCCCCGACCCATCGGCAAACCCCTATCTCGCCTTTGCCGCCATGCTCGCCGCCGGGCTGGACGGCATCCGCCGCCAACTTGAACCACCACCACCCGCCGAAGAAGACCTCTTCCACCTGGACGCCCGCCGTCTCTCGCGCCCGTTGGAACTTTTGCCCAACTCGCTCGCCGAAGCGTTGGACGCACTCGAATCAGACGAGGTGATTGCGTCGGCGCTGGGTCCGCACCTGTTGAGCCGCTTCATCGAAGCCAAACGGCGTGAATGGGACGACTATCGGGCGCACGTCTCAACATGGGAGATTGAACGCTACTTTGAAATTTTCTGA
- a CDS encoding 2-oxoacid:acceptor oxidoreductase subunit alpha yields the protein MAAVERKELAWRVGGPQGSGVDTAAKMFSYACMYGGLFVFGRREYYSNIMGRHSFYDVRVSHRRLTSHRETVDLLATFEAESLARHAVNVVPGGAIVYNVADADVPFDRITYLDKRYADDLAAYLAERDLPPTTAGLLEDARRRGVQVFAFPYDEIMERLAEQRGIHKSVAQRTINTIAVAISVAMLEFDETTVVKALEKSFPGRQKIIDLNVAAAETTYEYVRSEYDLSKFMFRLDRRETDERYILVNGNQAGALGKLAGGLTMQTYYPISPATDESVYLEGHNHFPLRNGGEGAAIVVQTEDELSAITMAAGAALAGARAATATSGPGFALMVEALGWVGTVEVPVVITDYQRGSPSTGMPTRTEQGDLLFAVHAGHGEFPRIVLASGDVEETFYDAAQALSYAEKYQVPVIHLLDKNLASNSVSLPAFDTSKIKIERDLRYNPEEKQHEGTFPRFAVTESGISPRAVLGQPGGEHWVTGGEHTVHGRVTEDVTIREQQMEKRMRKLETIRKDLTPEEKVKVYGNPDAAFTIISWGSTKGSILEAIERLAKEGIEARFIQVRVLYPFPSEVLGELLATAKPLVDVELNYSGQLARLMREQMGRDVDHLVVKYNGRPIAGHVLADVLRGIHNGDITDARYVIRNPFE from the coding sequence ATGGCAGCAGTTGAGCGAAAAGAATTAGCCTGGCGGGTCGGCGGCCCCCAGGGAAGCGGGGTTGATACGGCCGCAAAAATGTTCAGTTATGCCTGCATGTACGGCGGGCTCTTTGTTTTCGGTCGTCGTGAGTATTACTCCAACATCATGGGGCGTCACAGTTTCTACGACGTGCGCGTTTCACACCGCCGCCTCACATCGCACCGCGAAACAGTTGACTTGCTGGCAACCTTTGAAGCCGAGTCGCTCGCACGCCACGCCGTCAACGTCGTACCGGGCGGCGCCATCGTGTACAACGTTGCCGACGCCGACGTCCCCTTTGACCGCATCACCTACCTTGACAAGCGCTACGCCGATGACCTTGCCGCCTACCTCGCGGAGCGCGACTTGCCCCCCACCACAGCCGGCTTGCTTGAAGACGCGCGCCGCCGCGGGGTGCAGGTGTTCGCCTTCCCCTACGATGAAATCATGGAGCGCCTGGCTGAACAGCGCGGCATCCACAAATCGGTGGCGCAGCGCACCATCAACACCATCGCCGTCGCCATCTCCGTCGCCATGCTCGAATTCGACGAAACCACGGTCGTCAAAGCGCTTGAAAAATCGTTCCCCGGTCGCCAAAAAATCATTGATCTGAACGTCGCCGCCGCCGAAACCACCTACGAATACGTGCGCAGCGAATACGATCTCTCCAAGTTCATGTTCCGCCTCGACCGCCGCGAGACCGACGAACGCTACATCCTCGTCAACGGCAACCAGGCGGGCGCGCTGGGCAAACTCGCCGGCGGGCTGACCATGCAAACCTACTACCCCATCAGCCCGGCGACCGACGAGAGCGTTTACCTGGAAGGGCACAACCACTTCCCGCTGCGCAACGGTGGTGAAGGCGCCGCCATCGTCGTCCAGACCGAAGACGAACTCTCCGCCATCACGATGGCCGCCGGTGCGGCGCTTGCCGGTGCGCGTGCCGCAACCGCCACGTCGGGCCCCGGTTTTGCGCTGATGGTTGAAGCCCTCGGCTGGGTCGGGACGGTGGAAGTGCCGGTTGTCATCACCGACTACCAGCGCGGGAGCCCCAGCACGGGGATGCCCACCCGCACCGAACAGGGTGACCTGCTCTTTGCGGTGCACGCCGGGCACGGCGAATTTCCGCGCATTGTGCTGGCATCGGGCGACGTGGAAGAAACGTTCTACGACGCCGCACAGGCGCTCAGTTATGCTGAAAAGTATCAAGTGCCGGTCATTCACCTGCTGGATAAGAACCTGGCAAGCAACTCGGTCAGCCTGCCGGCGTTCGACACCAGCAAAATCAAAATTGAACGCGATTTGCGCTACAACCCGGAAGAAAAACAGCACGAAGGCACCTTCCCGCGCTTCGCTGTCACCGAAAGCGGTATCTCGCCGCGTGCCGTGCTTGGGCAACCCGGCGGCGAACATTGGGTGACGGGTGGCGAACACACCGTGCACGGGCGTGTGACCGAAGACGTCACCATCCGCGAGCAACAAATGGAAAAGCGCATGCGCAAACTGGAAACCATCCGCAAAGACCTCACCCCCGAAGAAAAGGTGAAGGTTTACGGCAACCCCGACGCGGCATTCACCATCATCAGTTGGGGGTCCACCAAAGGCAGCATTCTCGAAGCCATTGAACGGCTCGCCAAAGAAGGCATCGAAGCGCGGTTCATCCAGGTGCGCGTGCTCTACCCCTTCCCCAGCGAAGTGCTGGGCGAACTGCTCGCCACCGCCAAGCCGCTGGTGGACGTCGAACTGAACTACTCCGGCCAGTTGGCGCGGCTCATGCGCGAGCAAATGGGGCGCGACGTGGACCACCTGGTGGTGAAGTACAACGGTCGCCCCATTGCCGGGCACGTCCTCGCCGACGTTCTGCGCGGCATCCACAACGGCGACATTACCGACGCCCGCTACGTCATTCGCAACCCGTTTGAATAA
- a CDS encoding thiamine pyrophosphate-dependent enzyme, whose amino-acid sequence MTVQNVKVTPKLYRPPHPVDWCPGCGDFGILSSLQRALAELGLLPHQVAVFGGIGCSGKAPYYVSSYGVHTLHGRVLPYAQGAKLANPELTVVAVGGDGDGLGIGAAHFVNAGRRNIDMTYILFNNEVYGLTKGQAAPTMPLGMQTKALPEPNMQNKINSLMLALTSGFTWIGRGYAYNVKQLVKLMQEAIQHPGLSYLEVLQPCPTYNNIHTKEWYNGEDLGHPRVYDVQEEGYDPVIPEGADEETINAKMLAFMQKANEWGDRIPTGILLQNRAIPTYEERISQKIPSYRSNPPAVRDVRDENGYSQVDLSPFYEELAINY is encoded by the coding sequence ATGACTGTGCAAAATGTGAAAGTAACACCCAAACTTTACCGCCCACCCCATCCGGTGGACTGGTGCCCCGGCTGTGGTGACTTCGGTATCCTTTCGTCCTTGCAACGCGCACTCGCCGAACTTGGTTTGCTGCCCCACCAGGTCGCCGTCTTCGGCGGCATTGGGTGCTCAGGCAAAGCGCCCTACTACGTCAGCAGTTATGGCGTGCACACCCTGCACGGGCGCGTCCTGCCCTATGCGCAAGGCGCCAAACTCGCCAACCCGGAACTGACCGTTGTGGCCGTCGGGGGCGACGGCGACGGGCTGGGCATCGGTGCGGCGCACTTCGTCAACGCCGGCCGCCGCAACATTGACATGACCTACATCCTCTTCAACAACGAAGTCTACGGGCTGACCAAAGGGCAAGCCGCCCCCACCATGCCACTGGGCATGCAGACCAAAGCCCTGCCCGAACCCAACATGCAGAACAAAATCAACTCGCTCATGCTGGCGCTCACCTCTGGCTTCACGTGGATTGGGCGCGGCTACGCCTACAACGTGAAACAACTCGTCAAACTCATGCAAGAAGCCATCCAGCACCCTGGGCTTTCCTACCTGGAAGTGCTGCAACCCTGCCCCACCTACAACAACATTCACACCAAAGAATGGTACAACGGCGAAGATCTGGGGCATCCGCGCGTGTACGACGTGCAAGAAGAAGGGTACGACCCCGTCATTCCCGAAGGCGCTGACGAAGAAACCATCAACGCCAAAATGCTCGCCTTCATGCAGAAAGCCAACGAATGGGGCGACCGTATCCCGACGGGTATTCTGCTGCAAAACCGCGCCATTCCCACCTACGAAGAGCGCATCAGCCAGAAAATCCCGTCCTACCGCAGCAATCCGCCCGCCGTGCGCGACGTGCGCGACGAAAACGGCTACTCGCAAGTAGACCTTTCACCCTTCTACGAAGAACTCGCCATCAACTACTAA
- the glnA gene encoding type I glutamate--ammonia ligase encodes MALDCKTPKDVIHAIKEHNIQMVDFRFTDLPGTWQHFSVPVRLIDEDLFEEGLGFDGSSIRGFQAINESDMLLLPDPTTAFVDPVLEVPTLAIICDVYDPITLQPYTRDPRYIAKKAEAYLKQTGIGDTSYWGPEAEFFVFSDVRYGTYPYQAFYKVDSPEAWWNSDKDLGPNLGAQIPPKRGYFPTPPTDTLQDVRSRMVLALEAAGVPVELHHHEVATAGQGEIDLRFDTLVRMADRIMMYKYIIKNVARQHGLTATFMPKPLYGDNGSGMHVHQSIWKDGVNIFWDEAGYAQLSEAAVHYIGGLLTHAPSLLAFCAPTTNSYKRLVPGYEAPINLVYSQRNRSAICRIPMYSKSPKSKRIEFRAPDPSANPYLAFASLLMAGLDGIQNRLDPGEPIDKDLYDLEPEEAAHIKNTPGSLEAVIEELKADHEYLLRGDVFTEDVLDAYIRYKVTEEIDAVRLRPHPQEFVLYFDV; translated from the coding sequence ATGGCTCTCGACTGCAAAACCCCAAAAGACGTTATTCACGCCATCAAAGAACACAACATCCAAATGGTGGATTTCCGCTTCACCGACTTGCCGGGAACCTGGCAACATTTCAGCGTGCCCGTCCGCCTCATAGATGAAGACCTCTTTGAAGAAGGGCTTGGTTTTGACGGCTCGTCCATCCGCGGGTTCCAGGCCATCAACGAATCCGATATGCTTCTGCTCCCCGACCCGACGACGGCGTTCGTAGACCCGGTACTCGAAGTCCCGACACTCGCCATCATCTGCGACGTGTACGACCCCATCACCCTGCAACCCTACACGCGCGACCCGCGCTACATCGCCAAAAAAGCCGAAGCCTACTTGAAGCAAACCGGTATCGGCGACACCTCTTACTGGGGGCCCGAAGCTGAATTTTTCGTCTTCAGCGATGTGCGCTACGGCACCTATCCCTACCAGGCGTTCTACAAAGTGGACAGCCCCGAAGCCTGGTGGAACAGCGATAAAGACCTTGGCCCCAACCTGGGCGCGCAAATTCCGCCCAAGCGCGGCTACTTCCCCACGCCGCCCACCGACACCTTGCAAGATGTGCGCAGCCGCATGGTGCTGGCGCTCGAAGCCGCCGGTGTTCCGGTTGAACTGCATCACCACGAAGTGGCCACCGCCGGGCAGGGCGAAATTGACTTGCGCTTTGACACCCTCGTGCGCATGGCAGACCGCATCATGATGTACAAGTACATCATCAAAAACGTGGCGCGCCAGCATGGATTGACGGCGACGTTCATGCCCAAGCCGCTCTATGGCGACAACGGCAGTGGTATGCACGTCCACCAAAGCATCTGGAAAGACGGCGTCAACATTTTCTGGGATGAAGCGGGCTACGCCCAACTCTCCGAAGCCGCTGTGCACTACATTGGTGGGCTTCTGACGCACGCGCCGAGCCTGCTGGCGTTCTGCGCCCCCACCACCAACTCGTACAAGCGCTTGGTGCCGGGCTATGAAGCCCCTATCAACCTCGTCTATTCCCAGCGCAACCGCTCGGCCATTTGCCGCATTCCCATGTACAGCAAGAGCCCGAAATCCAAGCGCATCGAATTCCGCGCCCCCGACCCATCGGCGAACCCCTACCTGGCGTTTGCGTCACTGCTCATGGCAGGCTTGGACGGCATCCAAAACCGCCTCGATCCGGGCGAACCGATTGACAAAGACCTCTACGACCTGGAACCGGAAGAAGCCGCCCACATCAAGAACACGCCCGGCTCACTCGAAGCCGTCATTGAAGAACTCAAAGCCGACCACGAGTACTTGCTGCGCGGTGACGTCTTCACCGAAGACGTACTGGACGCCTACATCCGCTACAAAGTGACTGAGGAAATTGACGCGGTGCGCTTGCGTCCACATCCGCAAGAATTCGTGCTCTACTTCGACGTTTAG
- a CDS encoding bifunctional UDP-N-acetylglucosamine diphosphorylase/glucosamine-1-phosphate N-acetyltransferase GlmU, whose translation MKLATIILAAGQGTRMKSRLPKVLHPVAGRAMIEEVIETARALNPAELVLVVGHGAEQVRDLVGDGVRYALQARQLGTGHAVAQARSLLEGRADTVLVLYGDTPLIRPETLRTLLARHTEANAAVTLLTFEPPDPTGYGRIVRDANGRVVAIVEHKDATEEQRRIRECNSGILAFRADWLWARLDDVPLSPQGEYYLTDMVALAVEDALPVAAIVAEDPEEVLGVNDRVQLATATRVLLNRRREALMRAGVTLVQPETVFIGPHVRVGRDTLIEPHVHLDGLTIIGEENYIGPFTHLSNVTTGRGCLLSGVRLYNRDFADGVKLVGEENGIPIG comes from the coding sequence ATGAAACTGGCAACGATTATCCTGGCCGCCGGACAAGGCACCCGCATGAAATCCCGCCTACCCAAAGTCCTGCACCCGGTTGCCGGCCGCGCAATGATTGAAGAAGTCATCGAAACCGCCCGCGCCCTCAACCCCGCCGAACTGGTGCTGGTGGTCGGGCACGGCGCGGAACAAGTCCGCGACCTTGTGGGCGACGGCGTGCGCTACGCCCTGCAAGCCCGCCAGTTGGGCACAGGGCATGCCGTGGCGCAAGCCCGTTCACTGCTGGAAGGGCGCGCAGACACCGTGCTCGTGCTCTATGGTGATACGCCGCTCATTCGGCCGGAAACGTTGCGCACGTTGCTTGCGCGCCACACCGAAGCCAATGCCGCCGTGACCCTGCTCACCTTCGAGCCGCCCGACCCCACAGGGTACGGGCGCATCGTGCGCGACGCCAACGGGCGCGTGGTAGCCATCGTGGAACACAAAGACGCCACCGAGGAACAGCGCCGCATCCGTGAATGCAACAGCGGTATTCTCGCCTTCCGCGCCGATTGGCTATGGGCGCGCCTGGACGACGTTCCACTCAGCCCGCAGGGCGAATACTACCTGACTGACATGGTTGCGCTGGCGGTCGAAGATGCGTTGCCCGTCGCCGCGATCGTCGCCGAAGACCCCGAAGAAGTGCTCGGCGTCAACGACCGCGTGCAACTCGCCACCGCCACGCGCGTTCTGCTCAATCGGCGGCGCGAAGCCCTCATGCGCGCAGGCGTGACGCTCGTCCAACCCGAAACCGTCTTCATTGGGCCGCATGTGCGCGTGGGGCGCGATACGCTGATTGAGCCGCACGTCCACCTGGATGGGCTGACCATTATCGGCGAAGAAAACTACATTGGCCCATTCACCCATCTCTCCAACGTGACGACGGGGCGCGGTTGCCTGCTCAGCGGTGTACGGCTCTACAACCGCGATTTTGCCGACGGCGTCAAACTGGTTGGTGAAGAAAACGGTATTCCCATAGGGTGA
- the rplS gene encoding 50S ribosomal protein L19, producing MADLVQALESEVLEQLAAKKDVPRLRPGDIVRVHLRIVEGNKERVQVFQGTIIAIKGRGVNRMITVRRIASHGVGVERIFPVYSPRVEKIEVVRHSKVRRAKLYYLRDLTGKKARLRQRFISEDKE from the coding sequence ATGGCCGACCTGGTACAGGCTCTCGAATCAGAAGTGTTGGAACAATTGGCCGCCAAAAAGGACGTGCCCCGTTTGCGCCCTGGTGATATTGTGCGCGTCCACCTGCGCATTGTTGAAGGCAATAAGGAGCGTGTGCAGGTCTTCCAAGGGACCATTATTGCAATCAAGGGGCGCGGGGTCAACCGCATGATTACGGTGCGCCGCATTGCTTCGCACGGCGTGGGGGTCGAACGTATCTTCCCCGTCTATTCGCCGCGTGTGGAGAAAATCGAAGTGGTACGCCACTCGAAGGTGCGCCGCGCCAAACTCTACTACCTGCGCGACCTGACCGGCAAGAAGGCGCGTTTGCGCCAGCGCTTCATTTCCGAAGACAAGGAATAG